A region from the Aquimarina sp. ERC-38 genome encodes:
- a CDS encoding endonuclease domain-containing protein has protein sequence MKRRKIIPYNPKLKEYARQLRNHSTKSEILLWQKLKRKQMYGYYFHRQKPIDNYILDFFCYELMVGIEVDGYSHQLLEVQRKDTIKERKMNELGITVLRFTDQQVFKDMFNVLLAIEYYIQDYEENGSSLKEMLVNQYVNTPKYF, from the coding sequence ATGAAACGGAGAAAAATTATACCCTACAATCCAAAACTAAAGGAATACGCTCGGCAATTACGTAATCATAGTACCAAGTCGGAAATTTTGTTATGGCAAAAGCTAAAACGCAAACAGATGTACGGATATTACTTTCATCGTCAGAAGCCTATTGATAACTACATCCTAGATTTCTTTTGTTATGAATTAATGGTGGGTATAGAGGTAGATGGTTATTCGCATCAACTACTAGAAGTACAACGAAAAGATACGATTAAAGAAAGGAAAATGAATGAGTTGGGAATTACTGTGCTACGTTTCACGGATCAACAAGTATTTAAAGATATGTTCAATGTATTATTAGCAATTGAGTATTATATTCAAGATTATGAGGAAAATGGTTCTTCTTTAAAGGAAATGTTGGTCAATCAGTACGTAAACACACCCAAGTACTTCTAA
- a CDS encoding DUF368 domain-containing protein: protein MERSLKEYVLISLKGIAMGAADVVPGVSGGTIAFISGIYEELIATISKLDLSFFTIWKNSGFKYAWTTYNLSFLAALFSGIAISVLSLSKVIKWLLHNEPLYLWSFFFGLVLASILYIGNQITKWSPKVIISLAIAAIVSYYVTIAEPLASPDHWWFLMLCGFIAIIAMILPGISGAFILLLLGAYGTFIGILNNFREGLTEFNGTLFWDAFSKILLIAVGAVAGLKVFSKVLNWMFTSYKNMTLAALTGFMMGSLNKLWPWKKVLSYRTNSEGLEVPFIEKSILPTSFEGDPHIFLVLLFIVIGFLLIFALERIATKKAV, encoded by the coding sequence ATGGAACGATCTTTAAAAGAGTATGTGTTGATATCCCTGAAAGGCATTGCCATGGGTGCTGCAGATGTAGTACCAGGAGTGTCCGGGGGTACTATTGCTTTTATCTCAGGAATTTATGAAGAATTGATCGCCACTATTAGTAAACTGGATCTTTCCTTTTTTACTATCTGGAAGAATTCAGGTTTTAAATACGCCTGGACTACTTATAATCTTTCTTTTTTAGCTGCGCTTTTTTCAGGGATTGCCATTAGTGTATTATCTCTATCCAAAGTAATCAAATGGTTACTACACAATGAACCTTTATATTTATGGTCTTTTTTCTTTGGATTGGTACTTGCCAGTATTTTATATATTGGAAATCAAATTACTAAATGGTCTCCTAAGGTAATAATTAGCTTAGCGATTGCAGCTATTGTTTCTTATTACGTCACCATTGCCGAACCTTTAGCTAGTCCGGATCACTGGTGGTTTTTAATGTTATGTGGGTTTATTGCCATCATTGCCATGATTTTACCTGGAATTTCAGGGGCATTTATTCTTTTATTATTAGGTGCTTACGGAACTTTTATTGGGATTCTTAACAATTTTAGAGAAGGATTGACTGAGTTTAACGGAACGCTTTTTTGGGACGCTTTTTCTAAAATTTTACTGATTGCCGTGGGTGCTGTTGCCGGACTTAAAGTATTTTCAAAAGTATTGAACTGGATGTTTACCAGTTATAAAAATATGACCCTGGCGGCTTTAACCGGGTTTATGATGGGTTCTCTTAATAAACTATGGCCCTGGAAAAAAGTACTTTCCTACCGAACCAATTCCGAAGGACTGGAAGTTCCTTTTATCGAAAAAAGTATTCTTCCCACCTCTTTTGAAGGGGATCCACATATATTTTTAGTACTCCTATTTATAGTCATTGGTTTTTTACTCATATTTGCATTAGAGCGGATCGCAACAAAAAAAGCTGTATGA
- a CDS encoding DUF368 domain-containing protein, with protein MPESLHTIGSKLALILKGLAMGAANKVPGVSGGVVAFVAGFYEEFIYSLQRFNLKAVKLLLNFRLISFWKYINGRFLSLLILGMLISYFSISKLLDYLILHFELYVWAAFFGMILGSLYVIAKDFNTWNIRTISLIILGIGVGVFISLLEPARENDNLLFVFFCGIIGVSGMTLPGLSGSFILILLGNYVLLLVDSVNALYDTAGEIFQGNFNFTEDPVRIRLINVLFFFSVGSLAGLISLSHLLGYVLKKYKAETFAVIIGFITGSLGVVWPWKYKIFKTDQNQNILIDAQGNYVLDNYNRYIPDFDLASTRWALLYIVTGILIVVGLEWYGDYRKKKLT; from the coding sequence ATGCCGGAATCTTTACATACTATAGGTAGCAAGTTGGCCTTAATTCTTAAAGGGTTAGCCATGGGTGCTGCTAATAAGGTACCGGGCGTTTCAGGAGGAGTTGTTGCTTTTGTTGCCGGATTCTATGAAGAATTTATTTATTCGCTCCAACGTTTTAATTTAAAAGCAGTTAAATTATTACTTAATTTTCGATTAATTAGTTTTTGGAAGTATATAAACGGAAGGTTTCTTTCTTTACTTATCCTAGGAATGCTTATTAGTTATTTTAGCATTTCCAAATTACTAGATTATCTTATTTTACACTTTGAATTGTACGTATGGGCTGCATTTTTTGGTATGATATTAGGTTCCTTATATGTTATCGCAAAAGATTTCAATACCTGGAATATAAGAACGATCTCTTTAATTATTTTAGGTATTGGGGTTGGTGTTTTTATTAGTTTATTAGAACCCGCACGGGAAAATGATAATCTACTGTTTGTTTTTTTCTGTGGAATCATTGGAGTTTCCGGAATGACTTTACCCGGATTATCCGGTTCCTTTATTCTTATCCTACTAGGCAATTATGTTTTACTTTTGGTAGATTCGGTAAATGCTTTATATGACACAGCTGGTGAAATTTTTCAAGGTAATTTTAACTTTACAGAGGATCCTGTTCGTATACGTTTAATTAACGTACTTTTTTTCTTTAGTGTAGGTTCGCTGGCTGGATTGATTTCGCTTTCGCATTTATTAGGATATGTTCTAAAAAAATACAAAGCTGAGACTTTTGCCGTCATTATTGGTTTTATTACTGGTTCGCTGGGTGTCGTCTGGCCATGGAAATACAAAATATTCAAAACCGATCAAAATCAAAATATTTTAATTGACGCTCAGGGTAATTATGTTCTGGACAACTACAATAGATACATTCCCGACTTTGATTTAGCTTCTACCCGGTGGGCGCTTTTATATATCGTTACAGGTATACTAATTGTGGTAGGATTAGAATGGTATGGAGATTACCGTAAAAAGAAATTAACATGA
- a CDS encoding shikimate dehydrogenase family protein → MNTFGLLGKNIGYSFSKGYFTEKFKNENISAQYVNFDIQNINEVREVLKTEELKGFNITIPYKQEIFPFLSKLDPVAKEIGAVNVVKVAPDGNLTGHNSDYYGFKESLQPLLHKKIKKALILGTGGASKAIAYALTSLQITYTYVSRNPGQNQIAYTDLTEELINQHHLLINCTPLGTFPNITDCPDIPYQFIGKQHILYDLIYNPETTTFMQKGIDQGATVSNGLQMLILQAEKSWDIWEQA, encoded by the coding sequence ATGAATACGTTTGGTTTATTAGGAAAGAATATTGGATATTCTTTTTCTAAAGGATATTTTACAGAAAAATTTAAAAACGAAAATATCTCGGCGCAATATGTCAACTTTGATATTCAAAACATCAACGAAGTTCGGGAGGTTTTAAAAACCGAAGAGTTAAAAGGATTTAATATTACCATACCCTATAAACAGGAAATCTTTCCTTTTTTATCTAAATTAGATCCGGTTGCAAAAGAGATTGGTGCTGTTAATGTTGTAAAAGTTGCACCTGACGGAAATTTAACTGGTCACAATAGTGATTATTATGGTTTTAAAGAATCTTTACAACCTTTATTGCATAAAAAGATAAAAAAAGCTTTGATTTTAGGCACTGGTGGGGCTTCTAAAGCAATTGCTTATGCGCTTACCTCTCTACAGATTACTTATACCTATGTATCACGTAATCCCGGTCAGAATCAAATAGCTTATACTGATTTGACTGAAGAACTAATAAACCAACATCACTTATTGATCAATTGTACTCCATTAGGTACCTTCCCTAATATAACCGATTGTCCGGATATACCTTATCAATTTATAGGAAAGCAGCATATCTTATACGATTTAATTTATAACCCGGAGACTACTACATTTATGCAAAAAGGAATAGACCAAGGAGCAACGGTTTCCAATGGTTTACAAATGTTGATTTTACAGGCGGAAAAATCCTGGGATATTTGGGAACAAGCCTAG
- a CDS encoding DUF349 domain-containing protein, with product MSVNDNLPKADGTENKTTEEATTSSTHINATDINASAENTVAQAMVEEAATVSEKQENTTIPKTDNLESSVVESIVSSENTGTSILSEDSTTENFSAESATSTNAEETPEVSGNQPKENSTVKEIDIVKKETSEEPKKEEPKEIEKKDYASLTKEELVKELKSLIKNEEVQRIKEHVEEIKTVLNTKFNEEEAQKKEEFLAEGGNIIDFYYSTPIKKEFNATYFNYREKRNNYYQNIKRDQQENLKKRLELIEELKNLPETAPDTNTAYKQFKEIKEKWHNAGAIPKDTNNTVWNTYYHHTENFYSYLHLNRDFRELDYKYNLEQKLKVIERATELAQESNVNRAFRELQSLHKVWKEELGPVSREYSDQIWEKFSDLTKKIHDNRQRYFEEQDKIYEKNLEVKHDIIRQINEINRQEVKGHGDWQKSVKKVEALREDFFKAGKVPLQENEATWQAFKSATKTFNTSKNSFYKSLKTDQLTNLEKKKELIKIAEDNKDNEDLETTTALMKKIQADWKKIGHVPRKDSDRIWKQFKDACNAFFDRIHEEKNAVNKEEEEALLKKEAHLETVKKLELTGDNKTDLQTIKDHISTWKSLGRVPYKKKNIEQAFNKALDALFSKLDLNREEAEMIKFQNKMETLKSDDRALQNEKNFIKKKIDEVQSEITQLENNLQFFKHAKDDNPLVKEVKNNINKQKENLEVWKNKFRQLKQIT from the coding sequence ATGTCTGTAAATGATAACCTGCCTAAGGCAGATGGAACTGAAAATAAAACTACGGAAGAAGCTACGACTTCTTCTACTCATATAAATGCAACTGATATAAATGCTTCCGCAGAAAATACCGTAGCACAAGCCATGGTAGAAGAAGCAGCGACAGTTTCCGAAAAACAGGAAAATACTACAATACCCAAAACTGATAATTTGGAAAGCTCAGTAGTAGAAAGTATAGTTTCCTCAGAAAATACCGGAACTTCTATACTATCAGAAGATTCAACTACAGAAAATTTTTCAGCTGAAAGTGCTACTTCTACAAATGCAGAAGAAACTCCGGAAGTATCTGGAAATCAACCTAAGGAAAATTCAACGGTTAAGGAAATTGATATTGTAAAAAAAGAAACTTCGGAAGAACCTAAAAAAGAGGAACCCAAAGAAATTGAAAAAAAGGACTATGCTTCTTTAACCAAAGAAGAATTAGTCAAAGAATTAAAAAGTTTAATTAAAAACGAAGAAGTACAGCGTATTAAAGAACACGTTGAAGAAATTAAAACTGTTCTAAATACAAAGTTTAACGAAGAAGAAGCTCAAAAGAAAGAGGAATTCCTAGCTGAAGGAGGTAATATTATAGATTTTTATTATTCCACTCCAATCAAAAAGGAATTTAACGCTACCTACTTTAATTATAGGGAAAAGCGAAATAACTACTACCAAAATATTAAAAGGGATCAACAGGAAAATCTTAAAAAACGATTAGAATTAATCGAGGAATTAAAGAACTTACCTGAAACTGCACCAGACACCAATACTGCTTACAAACAGTTTAAGGAGATTAAAGAAAAGTGGCATAATGCCGGAGCTATCCCAAAAGATACCAATAACACCGTATGGAATACCTATTATCACCACACCGAAAACTTTTATAGCTACCTGCATCTTAACCGGGATTTTAGGGAACTGGATTATAAGTACAACCTGGAACAAAAATTAAAAGTAATCGAACGGGCTACGGAACTGGCTCAGGAAAGCAATGTCAACCGCGCCTTTAGAGAACTACAATCCCTACATAAAGTATGGAAAGAGGAATTGGGGCCGGTATCCAGGGAGTATAGTGATCAAATCTGGGAGAAATTTAGCGATCTTACTAAAAAAATTCATGATAACCGACAACGGTATTTTGAAGAACAGGATAAAATCTACGAGAAGAACCTGGAAGTCAAGCATGATATTATACGCCAAATTAATGAAATTAATCGACAAGAGGTAAAAGGTCACGGAGATTGGCAGAAGAGTGTAAAAAAAGTGGAAGCGCTACGGGAAGATTTTTTTAAAGCAGGTAAGGTACCTCTTCAAGAAAATGAAGCTACCTGGCAAGCTTTTAAGTCGGCAACTAAAACTTTTAATACGTCTAAAAATAGTTTCTATAAGTCTTTAAAAACAGACCAACTTACGAACTTGGAAAAGAAAAAGGAACTAATTAAAATTGCCGAGGATAATAAAGACAATGAAGACCTGGAAACCACTACGGCCTTGATGAAAAAAATTCAGGCCGATTGGAAGAAGATCGGACACGTACCTCGTAAAGACAGCGATCGTATCTGGAAACAATTTAAGGATGCCTGTAATGCTTTCTTTGACCGTATACATGAAGAAAAGAATGCAGTTAACAAAGAGGAAGAAGAAGCTTTACTTAAAAAAGAAGCCCATTTGGAAACCGTAAAGAAACTTGAACTTACTGGTGATAACAAAACGGATTTACAAACTATTAAAGATCATATTAGTACCTGGAAAAGCCTGGGGAGGGTTCCGTATAAAAAGAAAAATATCGAACAAGCCTTTAACAAAGCCCTGGACGCTCTTTTTTCTAAGTTGGACTTAAACCGGGAAGAAGCTGAAATGATTAAGTTTCAAAACAAAATGGAAACTTTAAAATCTGATGATCGAGCTCTTCAAAATGAGAAAAACTTTATTAAAAAGAAAATTGACGAGGTACAGAGTGAAATCACACAGCTAGAAAATAACCTGCAATTTTTTAAACATGCTAAAGATGACAATCCTTTGGTAAAGGAAGTAAAGAACAATATCAATAAGCAAAAAGAAAACCTTGAGGTATGGAAGAATAAATTCCGCCAGTTAAAACAAATAACATAA
- a CDS encoding class I SAM-dependent methyltransferase, translating into MSAQQEKERYLLHNNNPKDSGYRKFLQPIVDHVTTHYMATANGLDFGSGPIPAMEILLREKKYKITSYDPYFTATSLSQTTTYDFIIVCEVMEHFKNPAKEFSLLYSLLQTGGELICKTSLFNINTDFKNWWYKNDPTHVFFYTETTLQVILNQYKFKKLKIMKDYFILQK; encoded by the coding sequence TTGTCTGCTCAACAAGAAAAAGAACGCTACCTTCTTCATAATAATAACCCGAAAGATTCCGGATATCGTAAATTTCTTCAACCGATTGTTGATCATGTTACCACACATTATATGGCCACAGCAAACGGTTTGGATTTTGGTAGCGGACCGATACCGGCTATGGAGATTTTATTAAGAGAAAAGAAGTATAAAATTACTTCCTATGACCCTTATTTCACAGCAACTTCATTGTCTCAAACTACCACCTATGATTTTATTATTGTCTGTGAAGTCATGGAACATTTTAAAAATCCAGCTAAAGAGTTTAGCCTTCTTTATAGTCTTTTACAAACTGGTGGCGAATTAATTTGTAAAACCAGTCTATTTAATATTAATACTGATTTTAAAAATTGGTGGTATAAAAATGATCCTACCCACGTGTTCTTTTATACCGAAACTACTTTACAAGTAATTTTAAATCAGTATAAATTCAAAAAGTTAAAAATTATGAAAGATTATTTTATTTTACAAAAATAA
- a CDS encoding RagB/SusD family nutrient uptake outer membrane protein, with amino-acid sequence MKNIINILFTALFLIFITSCEDELELEPQQSIDGSLALSTEQNISALLIGAYDESGQVATFGGRNQVLADLLGTEDQVSWNGTFLDPRQFLQKTILVDNGFVENSWTNAYEAINQLNLILDNLDVVVSSEDRKNSIEGEARFLRALNYFDLVRLWGLSYVAGSENSQPGVPLRNVGITNFLQDVSAPRASVQAIYDFLINDLIIAYDLLPADNDFFADKYSAQGLLARVYLQQGNYLSARDAANDVIENSGHVLLEEYANAFNNDVDSEETVFAFQVTNQTGGNDLITFYASEDNGGRGGDITINEDYINLFSDADDVRSTFFVENPFGDRLTAKYTNQFGNVEILRLAEMYLIRAESNLVEGTTMGASPLEDINTIRERSNANSLTGAITLQDILNERQLELAFEGFLFHDLQRNNIAIGTIPADSPSLVLPIPQDEMDTNSLIEQNPGYN; translated from the coding sequence ATGAAAAATATTATCAACATACTATTTACTGCTCTCTTTTTAATCTTTATAACAAGTTGTGAAGATGAGTTAGAGCTTGAACCTCAACAGAGTATTGATGGTTCGCTAGCGTTATCCACAGAACAAAATATTAGTGCTTTATTGATAGGTGCCTACGATGAATCAGGACAAGTAGCTACTTTTGGTGGTAGAAATCAAGTTTTGGCAGATTTATTAGGAACAGAAGATCAAGTATCTTGGAATGGAACTTTTTTGGATCCACGTCAGTTTCTTCAAAAGACAATTTTAGTCGATAATGGTTTTGTAGAAAATAGTTGGACTAATGCTTATGAGGCAATTAACCAGTTAAATTTAATTCTAGACAACCTGGACGTGGTAGTCAGTAGTGAAGATCGAAAAAATAGTATTGAAGGTGAGGCCCGGTTTTTAAGAGCACTTAATTATTTTGATTTGGTAAGACTATGGGGTCTATCGTATGTTGCAGGAAGTGAAAATTCTCAACCAGGTGTTCCATTAAGAAATGTAGGTATTACTAATTTTTTACAAGATGTTTCTGCGCCGAGAGCTTCTGTTCAAGCTATTTATGATTTCTTAATTAATGATCTAATAATAGCTTATGACTTATTACCAGCGGATAATGATTTTTTCGCTGATAAATACAGTGCACAAGGGTTATTAGCCCGAGTTTATTTGCAACAAGGAAATTATTTAAGTGCACGAGATGCGGCAAATGATGTGATTGAAAATAGCGGTCATGTATTATTAGAAGAATATGCTAATGCTTTTAATAATGACGTGGATTCTGAAGAAACTGTATTTGCTTTTCAAGTTACGAATCAAACTGGTGGTAACGATTTGATTACTTTTTACGCTTCTGAAGATAATGGAGGTCGAGGTGGTGATATTACTATTAATGAAGATTATATTAATTTATTCTCTGATGCAGATGATGTTAGAAGCACTTTCTTTGTTGAGAATCCATTTGGAGATCGTTTAACCGCGAAGTATACTAATCAATTTGGTAATGTAGAGATTTTAAGATTAGCTGAAATGTATTTAATTCGCGCAGAATCAAATCTAGTTGAGGGAACAACTATGGGTGCTAGTCCTCTTGAAGATATAAATACAATTAGAGAAAGATCTAACGCTAATAGTTTGACCGGAGCTATTACATTACAAGATATTCTGAATGAACGGCAATTAGAATTGGCTTTTGAAGGGTTTTTGTTTCATGATTTACAAAGAAATAATATTGCTATAGGGACTATTCCTGCAGATAGTCCTTCTCTAGTTTTACCTATTCCTCAAGATGAAATGGATACTAATAGTTTAATAGAACAAAATCCGGGGTATAACTAA
- a CDS encoding SusC/RagA family TonB-linked outer membrane protein, producing MRLNYYLLLILTFLSTATIVAQDRLMKGFVSDPAGLPLPGVNVIVKDTDRGTQTDFDGKYSIEINEGETLVFSFIGFSNQEIKYTDQNEISVVLKEELNSLDEIIVVGYGTQSKRTLTDNIVKLDSDDIKEVPVSNFQSTLVGKAAGVQITQNNGKVEGGLNIRVRGAASLTSGTQPLYVLDGIPLYNSDESNNQAPVNPLISLSPNEIESIEILKDASAVAIYGSRGANGVVIITTKKGKEGKTQFSLNTSHGFSSPTNTREFLNSAQYVELFTEAAINSVGAIFDTEADAISFVEGRFDRYSNNTDWRNGVIDTDWVDLALRDGEITDADFSMSGGNSKTNFFFSGSVSDNKGIVQGNDLLRYSSRANINHKFNDRFSLGMNLSYSRTEIDRIANDNAFVTPLQSIAQTPLTAPFLEDGTANPNTLYANFLLQDQNAFYKTKIRRVIGRLFSNYEFIDGLKLNSSFAYDLYAQTEDQYIGSLAPFQSTNGSAFASSVDVENYIISNYFSYDKVFKDIHTLSLVAGTELNKTTRRFISVTSNQFPSDDFQTVTGGAEVVAGAGSETAFAFLSYFARATYDFKGKYLFKASIRRDGSSRFGVNERFGIYPALSGGWIISNEDFMNDSEVLSFLKIRVSWGDAGNAEINNFPSRFLFGAVAYNQRPGISFTQAGNPDLTWETTEQTDIGLEYGFLNNRITGEIDYYVKSTGGLLFNEPLVPSAGGPNNPTVGDPTISRNIGELRNTGVEFTLNTKNILTENFSWSTNFNISNNENEIISLPNGNQDIINGQNINRVGEVANAFFLLEYAGVDPANGDALYILNSENADGSLNKETTTNANEANRIAIGNPFPEWYGGLTNNISYKNVDFSFTLQGEFGASIYNGGGRFMSASADFFDNQTIDQLDRWQQPGDITDVPQVRLFQGNGTAQSTRYLEEANFVRLRNITLGYSLPVDVIQKYGFSNIRIYLTGVNLLTFTNYEGFDPEARTDAAGVRGGTPNPGQEFYSAPPAKVLSLGLNLNF from the coding sequence ATGAGATTAAATTATTACTTATTATTAATACTCACTTTTTTATCAACAGCTACCATAGTGGCTCAAGATAGATTGATGAAAGGTTTTGTTAGTGATCCCGCAGGCTTGCCATTACCAGGAGTAAACGTAATTGTCAAAGATACAGACAGAGGTACCCAAACAGATTTCGATGGTAAATATTCTATTGAAATTAATGAAGGAGAAACATTGGTTTTTTCATTTATAGGTTTCTCTAATCAAGAAATCAAGTATACAGATCAAAACGAAATTAGTGTAGTGTTAAAAGAAGAACTAAATTCTTTGGATGAAATTATTGTAGTGGGGTATGGTACGCAAAGTAAGCGTACATTGACCGATAATATAGTTAAATTAGATTCAGATGATATTAAGGAAGTTCCGGTATCTAATTTCCAAAGTACTTTAGTAGGAAAAGCAGCTGGAGTGCAGATTACTCAGAATAATGGTAAAGTCGAAGGAGGATTAAATATTAGAGTACGAGGAGCCGCTAGTCTTACATCTGGTACCCAACCCTTATATGTTTTGGATGGTATTCCTTTATATAACAGCGATGAATCTAACAATCAAGCTCCGGTGAACCCTCTTATTTCTTTAAGTCCTAATGAAATAGAATCTATTGAAATACTTAAAGACGCATCTGCCGTAGCAATTTACGGATCAAGAGGTGCAAACGGTGTTGTTATTATTACAACTAAAAAAGGGAAAGAAGGTAAAACGCAATTTTCCTTAAATACTTCTCATGGTTTTAGTAGTCCTACAAATACACGTGAATTCTTAAATTCAGCTCAATATGTCGAATTATTTACAGAAGCAGCTATAAATTCGGTAGGGGCTATATTTGATACTGAAGCTGACGCTATATCCTTTGTTGAAGGAAGGTTTGATCGTTACTCAAATAATACAGATTGGAGAAATGGGGTGATAGATACGGATTGGGTTGATTTGGCATTAAGAGATGGTGAAATTACTGATGCTGATTTTTCCATGTCAGGAGGAAACTCAAAAACAAATTTTTTCTTCTCAGGTTCTGTTTCTGATAATAAAGGGATTGTTCAGGGTAATGATTTATTACGATACTCTTCAAGAGCAAATATTAATCATAAATTTAATGATCGTTTTTCATTAGGTATGAACTTAAGTTATTCCAGAACTGAGATTGATCGAATTGCTAACGATAATGCTTTTGTTACTCCACTACAATCGATTGCACAAACACCTTTGACAGCGCCATTTTTAGAAGATGGTACTGCAAATCCCAATACGCTTTACGCTAATTTTTTATTACAAGATCAAAATGCATTCTACAAAACAAAGATTAGAAGAGTTATTGGTAGATTATTCAGCAACTATGAGTTTATCGATGGCTTAAAATTAAATAGTAGTTTTGCCTATGATTTATATGCACAAACTGAAGATCAATATATTGGCAGTTTAGCACCTTTTCAATCAACTAATGGATCAGCTTTTGCAAGTAGTGTTGATGTTGAAAATTACATAATATCAAATTACTTTAGTTATGATAAGGTATTCAAAGACATACATACTTTAAGTTTAGTAGCAGGGACTGAATTAAATAAAACAACTAGAAGATTTATTAGCGTTACTTCTAACCAATTTCCTTCTGACGATTTTCAAACGGTTACAGGAGGAGCAGAAGTAGTCGCAGGAGCCGGAAGTGAAACTGCTTTTGCGTTTCTTTCCTACTTTGCTAGAGCTACATATGACTTCAAAGGAAAGTATCTGTTTAAAGCAAGTATACGTAGAGATGGATCTTCTCGATTTGGAGTGAACGAAAGGTTTGGTATTTATCCTGCGTTATCTGGAGGTTGGATTATATCTAATGAAGATTTCATGAATGATTCAGAAGTCTTAAGCTTTCTAAAAATTAGAGTAAGTTGGGGAGATGCCGGTAATGCCGAGATTAATAATTTTCCTTCAAGGTTTTTATTTGGAGCAGTTGCATACAATCAACGTCCAGGAATAAGTTTTACTCAAGCAGGTAACCCTGATTTAACTTGGGAAACGACTGAGCAGACAGATATTGGCCTTGAATACGGTTTTTTGAATAATAGAATTACAGGTGAAATTGATTACTATGTTAAAAGTACTGGTGGACTTCTTTTTAATGAACCCTTAGTACCGAGTGCCGGTGGACCTAATAATCCTACAGTTGGTGATCCTACAATAAGCCGGAATATAGGAGAATTAAGAAATACAGGAGTTGAATTTACTCTAAATACTAAAAATATTTTAACAGAAAATTTTAGTTGGAGTACAAATTTTAATATTTCAAATAATGAAAATGAGATTATTTCTTTGCCAAATGGTAATCAAGATATTATAAATGGTCAAAATATCAATCGAGTGGGTGAAGTAGCAAACGCCTTCTTTCTACTTGAATATGCTGGAGTTGATCCCGCAAATGGTGATGCCCTGTATATTCTTAATTCTGAAAACGCAGACGGTAGTTTAAATAAAGAAACTACAACAAATGCAAACGAAGCTAATCGAATCGCTATTGGAAATCCTTTTCCCGAATGGTATGGTGGTCTTACTAATAATATATCCTACAAAAATGTAGATTTCTCTTTTACACTTCAAGGAGAGTTTGGTGCTAGTATTTATAACGGTGGTGGACGTTTTATGTCGGCATCTGCTGATTTTTTCGATAATCAAACTATTGATCAACTGGATCGATGGCAGCAGCCGGGAGATATTACCGATGTGCCACAGGTAAGACTCTTCCAGGGTAATGGAACTGCACAATCCACACGGTACCTTGAAGAAGCAAACTTTGTTAGATTACGAAATATTACCTTGGGATATTCTCTTCCAGTTGATGTTATTCAGAAATATGGTTTTTCAAACATACGAATATATTTAACAGGAGTTAACTTATTAACTTTTACAAATTATGAAGGTTTTGATCCTGAAGCAAGAACAGACGCAGCTGGAGTCAGAGGGGGTACTCCTAACCCCGGTCAAGAATTCTATTCAGCTCCTCCTGCTAAGGTTTTATCATTAGGACTAAATTTAAATTTCTAA